A genome region from Nicotiana tabacum cultivar K326 chromosome 13, ASM71507v2, whole genome shotgun sequence includes the following:
- the LOC107770603 gene encoding transcription repressor OFP13-like, producing MGKKMNLGSWQWPSCANSKTLSFRANDNKIFKTINSVFFDPSDHGVENIETPESWFTNSSESASFSTESDDLLGTGEPLEMIIKGVRSERLFFEPNCTSSILNEQKPSQNQEQALGKVEEAKEEDEDLPFKESVALAMESEDPYLDFKKSMEEMVETHGIKDSWKSLQELLGWYLKMNGKVNHGFIVGAFVDLLVEFSIIPPTNCTSDSFTTYSSAASSFSSPRTSIGHKEIEEQEKRGSSSLG from the coding sequence ATGGGCAAGAAAATGAATCTTGGTTCATGGCAATGGCCATCTTGTGCAAATTCCAAGACTCTATCTTTTAGAGCAAATGACAACAAGATTTTCAAGACTATAAATTCAGTGTTTTTTGACCCTTCTGATCATGGGGTTGAAAATATTGAAACACCAGAATCTTGGTTCACAAATTCTTCAGAATCAGCTAGTTTTTCAACAGAATCTGATGATTTGTTAGGAACAGGTGAACCATTGGAAATGATCATAAAAGGGGTTCGTTCAGAAAGGCTTTTCTTTGAGCCAAATTGTACTAGCTCAATTTTGAAtgaacaaaaaccaagtcaaAATCAAGAACAAGCACTAGGGAAAGTAgaagaagcaaaagaagaagatgaagacttGCCATTTAAAGAAAGTGTAGCATTGGCTATGGAATCAGAGGATCCATATTTAGATTTCAAGAAATCAATGGAAGAAATGGTGGAAACACATGGGATTAAAGATTCTTGGAAATCATTACAAGAGTTATTAGGATGGTATTTAAAGATGAACGGGAAAGTAAATCATGGATTTATTGTAGGTGCTTTTGTAGATTTGCTtgttgagttttctataattccTCCAACTAATTGTACTTCTGATTCATTTACTACTTATTCTTCTGctgcttcttctttctcttctcctCGGACTTCAATAggacataaggagattgaggagCAAGAAAAGAGGGGGAGTAGTTCCTTAGGATGA
- the LOC107770602 gene encoding eukaryotic peptide chain release factor subunit 1-3 produces the protein MADGQENDKNIEIWKMKKLIKAMESARGNGTSMISLIIPPGDQISRITRMLAEEYGTASNIKSRVNRQSVLGAITSAQQRLKLYNKVPPNGLVLYTGTIMTDDGKEKKVTFDLTPFKPINASLYLCDNKFHTEPLGELLESDEKFGFIVMDGNGTLFGTLSGNTREVLHKFTVDLPKKHGRGGQSALRFARLRMEKRHNYVRKTAELATQFFINPATSQPNVSGLILAGSADFKTELSQSDMFDQRLQTKILNVVDVSYGGENGFNQAIELSAEILANVKFIQEKRLIGKFFEEISQDTGKYVFGVDDTIKALEMGAVETLVVWENLDINRYALKNSVTNEIVIRHLNKDQEADHSNFKDPDTSAELEVQDKMPLLEWFANEYKNFGCSLEFVTNRSQEGSQFCRGFGGIGGILRYQLDMRSFDEPSDEGEYFEDSD, from the coding sequence ATGGCAGATGGCCAAGAAAATGACAAGAATATTGAGATATGGAAAATGAAAAAGTTAATCAAAGCCATGGAATCTGCAAGAGGAAACGGTACCAGTATGATCTCTCTTATTATACCTCCTGGTGATCAGATATCTCGGATAACAAGGATGTTGGCAGAAGAATATGGTACTGCATCCAATATTAAGAGCAGAGTAAATCGTCAGTCCGTCCTTGGTGCAATAACATCTGCCCAGCAGAGGCTTAAGCTGTATAATAAGGTACCTCCTAATGGGTTGGTCCTTTATACTGGAACTATAATGACTGACGATGGGAAGGAAAAGAAGGTCACCTTTGACCTTACACCTTTTAAGCCAATAAATGCGTCTCTGTACCTATGTGACAACAAGTTTCATACGGAACCTCTGGGCGAGCTCTTGGAATCAGATGAGAAGTTTGGTTTCATTGTCATGGATGGTAATGGCACTCTTTTTGGAACCTTAAGTGGCAACACCAGGGAAGTCCTTCATAAATTCACTGTTGACCTTCCTAAGAAGCATGGAAGAGGAGGTCAATCAGCTCTGCGATTTGCTCGTCTTCGAATGGAGAAACGTCATAACTATGTGAGGAAGACAGCAGAGCTTGCTACTCAGTTCTTCATTAATCCAGCCACTAGTCAGCCAAATGTATCTGGACTAATACTTGCTGGGTCAGCTGATTTCAAGACAGAGCTGAGCCAGTCTGATATGTTTGATCAACGCCTACAAACAAAGATACTTAATGTGGTTGATGTGTCCTATGGTGGGGAAAATGGATTCAATCAGGCTATTGAGCTATCTGCTGAGATTCTTGCGAATGTGAAGTTTATACAAGAAAAGCGCTTGATAGGGAAATTCTTTGAGGAGATCAGTCAAGATACTGGAAAGTATGTATTTGGTGTGGATGACACAATAAAAGCTCTTGAGATGGGAGCTGTTGAAACTCTTGTTGTTTGGGAAAATCTTGATATAAACCGTTATGCGCTGAAAAATAGTGTTACTAATGAGATTGTCATTAGGCACCTAAACAAGGACCAAGAGGCTGATCACAGCAACTTCAAGGATCCTGACACCTCAGCTGAATTGGAGGTCCAGGACAAAATGCCACTATTGGAGTGGTTTGCCAATGAGTACAAAAACTTTGGTTGTTCACTTGAGTTTGTCACTAATAGGTCTCAAGAGGGGTCACAGTTCTGTCGAGGATTTGGTGGCATTGGGGGGATCCTTCGCTACCAGCTTGACATGCGTTCGTTTGATGAGCCATCTGATGAAGGAGAATATTTTGAGGATTCTGATTAA